A region of the Cricetulus griseus strain 17A/GY chromosome 7, alternate assembly CriGri-PICRH-1.0, whole genome shotgun sequence genome:
TGTAGGGGATCCCAGACTGGCTTACCTCTGACAGGGCCTAGCACCCGATGGCTGACCTTTTGGGTGCTAGAGCCCAGGCCTGGCAGCCCTCCAGGCCGACTGCCATGAAAAGGAAAGCTGGGAGAGTTCTTCATCTGTGGAGAATTTTGTTGGCTGCTGCTGCTACCACCACCACTTGTGCCAGTGCTAAAACTTCGAGCCCGGCTCAAGGCATTTTCAGAGCAGGAAATGGGCAGTCCACTGCAAAAAAGCAGACACTGGTTAACCCTGGGCTTGGGAAGAAGTATCCTAAGGCTTCCTTAAGACACAGCAATTAAAATCCATTGCCTGGGTTAAAGGGCATAGGAACCCATtcccaggaagaaaggagggaatgcACGCCCATTGATGGGGAATCTAACTTGGGCATACCCTCTAATCTTGGGAGGTCATCCTAAGTAGCTTTATTTCACAAAGAGTTTCTTCCTTATTTCATTGGTGACCTGCCATCTCCTCGCCAAAAAGACAATGGATTTTGTGCACTGCTCTGGATCTATGAGACTTTTGGCCTGATTTTCAGATCCCTTAGATGGAGCTCTGGGTGAAAGGGACAAGGCTCCCATTCTCAAAAACTGAAGTAAATCTCACCAGTTTTCATTTACCCAGAATATACTATGTGGCACCTACCATGAggcacccacccccaccctcagagCTGCCAACCTTCGTGCACTTTCCTTTCCATGCTGCTGGTCTTACTTGTTACTTTTGGGAGGGGTTCGAGATGCTCTCTTCTTGCTCGCAGCCATGTTCACAGTACTGGTCAGACCTCTGCTGTTGCGCACATGCTTTAGCATCCAGGCCCGCAGGTTAGTGAGGCTGTTGTGTTCTGACAGCACAATTCGGGGCCACGGATTACATTCTGCCATATCCAGAGCTGCGATGGCCATAGCTCGTCCCACCTGTCGGGAGTTCAGTTTGGTTCAGTATCTTTGTCCTCTAATCTAGTTGATGTTTGGGGGTGTGGTACACAGCACAGCAGGAGAGAAAAAGACTAGATGTAACATTGGGAACCCTGGATTTTGTGCCCGGGTTCTTTATCTCAAGTCTATTTACAGTTCTGAGCAGGGGCTACTGTGCTTTTGGTTGACACTACGAATAATTTCCCACAAGAGTCTATCTTTACAACCCGAGGTTCTATTTCTCTTAGATGCCTAGAAAAAGATACATACAAACTACAATAATGAGAGCTTTTGAACCTAGGAGGGAATAAACACATGAGGAAGATCAGCTCAGACCAGGTGATTTACTTCGCTGTGCCAGGGTTCTGCCCATGGTTGGAATCAGAAACCCTGCCTGTGTTCATGCCTGTCACCCTGACAGTTAACTGAAGAACATATACACAACCCTGCAGAACAACTTAGATTTGGGTATCAACTGTTCCCAGATTTGGGGGTTCCCATCTTCCCACTCAAGTCTATGGATTCCTACCTGCTCAAATAGCTCCACAGTGTATCTGGAGGGGAAAGCcggcgggggaggggggctggcACGCCCATTGTCATGGCAGGCAGCTGGGATGCTGTTCACTGAGCGCCCAGTGTTGTAGTTGCATTCAAGTGTGTAGCTGAGACACAGAAACCTTTATCAATGTCTTGCCTGAACAGGTGTCAGGACAGAATAGTGAGGGACAGTGTAGATGGCTTAAGAAGGTAATCACTTGGAAAGAAGTAAAGGCCAAGAGAGAGTGCTAACAATTCCCAACTAACAACTGACCATGTGCCCAGGAAGTTCTCCAATAATAAGACTCCCAGATTAATGCCAACCGTGTTGAGACTCTCTTTTTGAGAAGACTTGGGTAGTTTCAACCCCTCCAACACCCtataataagtattttttttttctttaaagaagttACTTTCTCATCTACACCAGTTTCCTTCCAACCTGTGTATTATCCCTGAGGCTTTGTAGATTGCAACACGGCCGCTTCCCTCTTTGGACTGGCCATCTCTACGGTCTCGGGCATACATGTTCTTCTCTGAGAAATTGCAGCCCTGGAAGTCAAAGTGGGCTGAATTCAAGGATATGAGCTTTGGATATAGCATGTTTTCCACCTGTTTGGGGGTAGGAAAAAGCAACTCAGAAGATGACACAGAAAGAAGGGACAAGGGGCAAGGAAAATAAGGCAGATAGTCATGTGACTATATAGCATATACCACTATATATATAGCATATAGCCATCAGCAGTAATCAATGCTTCTTGAACATTATTTCTTTTGATCTCATAGATTCCCCTCCAGATTTTCCTTCTGCTCTGGTTCTCAGAGCTCTATGGAAGACTGGGATGCTGGTAGCTTGCTCTTCACTCAGAGGACATAACATAATGGTGAGGATGTAAGGCCCTAATGCCATCTCTTGGTCTTTTGAAGCTTGTGCAGAGGTAGTGTGCACAGGCCTTCCTGCTTCTGCAGGCCACCTCCCCACCTTGTCTGTAACCTAACCCTTATCTCCTAACCTGCAATACTTACTGCCACACAATAGCTAGAGTCCTACCTGGGTGCTCTCGTCATTAAAGCTGTTTCCATACATGAAACAGCCCCTTTTGGAAGCATGTCCATGCAAGTCCACATAGTAAGCAACACCACTCTCTTTCGGGGGGATGGTTTCAGGGGCTGGCTCTTCCAGTTCAGGTGACCGTTGTGACAGAATCCACACAGTGTCAGTCTTGTCTTCTGCTAACTCTGTCTCAGTCCAGGTCTCAAGGCTTTCTCCATCAGGTGACTGCCCAAGGTGAGCTTCATTGTGGAGGTTATTGGCTTTCTCGAGGTCAGAAAGAGCAGTCTCAGGAGGGAAATGGAGACTGGGCTGCTGGATACAGGGACTCTTGGCGTTGAGACGGGAGTGCACATGATGGTAGAGAAGCACGGCTTTAGCGCCATAGATGGCTGGGTGCAGAATGGCATCAGGCTTCAGGTACTGACGGTTCAGATTCACTCCACGTGAGTCTGTGCTGTAGGAAGACAGGACTGAACAGGGTCTAGTGTCTGGGCCAGCAAAAGAGACACTAGAGTAGGTGACAAGGAGACTGGAAGACTTGTCAAGTGAAGGCTTAAATTATGCTGGCCAAGAAAGGAGGACATGACCCTTCCTTGACTTGCTGTCACCCTACCATAGAAATCTAAGGACAGTTCCCTCTACCCAAGTAAGTCTTCACCCATTCTACTTTTGCTTCCACCCAGGAGGGTGTTTAGGTGCAATCACATTCCCTGTCTCATCACTGGAAGATCAGAGGGACTCGTTCTTGTGAGAAGTACAGACAAGTCGGAAGGCTGGCTGACTTTCACACAGAAGTGGGATAtaagagaaactggaaaatatCCAGAGAGGCTGCTGAGGCTACTTACCGGTAGTGGCCCCGAACCACACCATCAGGGTTTAACATGGGAATCAACTTAAAGACAAAGAGTCGACGTAGGGTTTGTGCCCGGGGGTCATCAGGTCGAAGGATGAAGTCCAAAAAGCCATTGAAGACAAAGCTAGATGGAGTCTCTCCAGGGTGTACCCTGCTGCTTAAGAAGAATATCTGAGGTGGAGAAGAAAGCAAATATAAGGTCAGTGGTGCTATAGTTCCACTCTGACATACGTGGGCAGgggtggctgaggcagaaagaaccGTAAGACTTCTAGCTTGCTGTTGCTAGAGGTACAGGAATACAGTCAGTCCTCTGCCCTGGGCTACAAACTAAGTTGGGCCCAGAATGTGTAGAGGGAACAGCTTTAAATTATCCACAGTTATTAGGGTTACAACAAGGCTAGAgtactgtttcattttatttatgtgtatgctaTGTCTATCTATggatgcctgtggaggctggaagtcgttggataccctggagcaggagttaagGGTAACCACACACAATGTGGGTCTGGGACCCACACAAGGGTCTTCTATAAGAGTATCAAGTGCTCTTTaacactgagacatctcatcTCTTTCCCTCAAGAATACTGCTTTTATGTTCTTCCCACTCACCCTTTTGCCTGTGAAACGGAATGGTCGGGGAGTGCTAAGATCAGGAAACAGCTGCTCTAGACGGGGCTCCCGATCTTCTCGAAGCCCATGGCAGGAAGTGACTGTTAGTAGATCTACCCGAAGTCCATCCAGAGAATAGCAGAGAAGCTCCCGGTGGTAATAAATGCTATCCAGAGCACTATGGGGATAAAATCATTAGTCATAAGTTCCTAAAGTCCTAGCAAGAGGTGGGCAGCATCACCAGCTCAGGACTTGTATTATCTGGTTCCTTGAACTGGTGAGACTAAGGATATCTATCTGTGGGCCTGCACACCAGGTGCAGAACACAGgactgaaattttttttttttttttttttttttttgtgtgtgtgtgtgtgtgtgtgtgtgtgtgtgtgtgtgtgtgtgctcgcactCGCATGTGCACAcgatgtgtatggaggtcagagtacaatttTCACaagttggttctcttcctctGTCATGTCAGTTCTGGGGATGAATTCATCATCAGGCTTGATAGCAAGCACcctcctttactcactgagtcatcttgctgttGTTTCTCCACCCCTTCTTTTTTGGGTGaactttttgtttgatttcctaGTTTGTTTCCTAGGACATAAGGCTAGATTTAATTTGTATATATAGAGAGTTGTCATCAGTAAAGGCAGATGAAGATATGCTGAACAGCCACAGTACTGGCTAAATTCTAGATAACTGATGAGAACTGGAGTAGGGATATAAACTGGGCATGTGGGAGAATGCAGTTTAAGTGGTGGTATGCTGATCATGGTTGCAAAGGAACACCTTTTTCAAAATGCTACTTTCTACACAGGGAAAAGACTGATGAAGTTCTGGCTGAGAGTTTTTAGGACAAATGCCAGAAGCTGCAGAGGTACTGTAGGATCTAAGACAGTGTGACAGGGGTAAAGATGGGTTAGCACCTGCTATGGGTAGAGTGATTTTCTGGAAAGCGCTGGTCTAGCTGGTTTAGCAAATCCTGGCAGTCACTGTAGGAGAAGGGGTAGCAGAAGGCGAAGAAGGTGGTGGCTCCCCGGCCCTCTACGAAACGGTGAACAAAGGATAGCACAAACTGTGTCTCTGTcatctggggagcagaggaggaagatgaggggaAACAGTCATCTCTATCAGAACTGAACTCCTCCTGTTGGGGACACCAGGAACTGACCTCTTGCTTTCTCACCTTTACCAACTCCCCTCCCTCTGATACTTTCCATATGATAGCCAGCTTCTTCAGGCTTGCTGAAGTAGGGGCTCATCTTGGACCCCAGCTAGGGGTGAAAGAAAGAAGATACTAAAACTTAGGGGTTCTACCTGCCTGGTACTCTCTATCAGGAACTTGTTTCCTCTAATAGCACAGTCTTTCTTCCTAATGAAGAACTTGCCTCAAAGGTGGGCCGGTCTCTAATGCGTTCCCAGCGTGGCCGAGAAGGCAATGTGCGCACAAAGGGGGCCATGCCCTGAGAATATAGCTTGCTTTGCTTGTTCATGTTCATAATGTTGATCTTGATAAGTTTTCCTGGCGTTCCTCCCCGGACACTGAAGTAGAACCATGACCTGGGAACCGAAAGAGACACTAGCTGTTAAATGTGGGAGGGTTAGAGAGGAGACGTGTGGGGAAAGCTGGATCAAGTCAAAGCAGCAAAGGGCTATTtagtaagaaggaaagaggaggattTGGAAACTGTGGTAGCATGTACAAAGTCAGAGGACTGACTGCACTCTGCACCCCGCACTTGGACACTCCCACCCACCCTCTCAGTACTTATTACCTGTTTCCGTTCTCAAATTCTGTTTCAGCACAGTCTGGCCGGGTCCACACGTTGAACTCGTAGTCAGGGGAAGAAGCAACGCTACTAGTGGGGGCTGATGCCCCCCCTCCTACTCCTTCTCCATCAATAGGCACAGTTTCCACCTTTTCCACATGGGCTAGGTTCCCTGAATCAAAGCGAGAACTGAACAGCAATCCCCCACAGCGCAGCTCCATGGTGGGGCTGGGAAAGCATCCTCTTGCCCCACACAGGCCCTGAGAGCTGGGGAAAAAACGAAAGGTAGtgtagggaggaggggggagaaacaTGCAACACTGTTTTTGGGTATCTCTGGATGAATGAGAAATGCTTTTAGTACTCTATGAAGCAAAATATTCCTTTTCTTAGAAAACATGAAAGTAGCCTTCCAGCAAGATCAAGAGAAAGCAGAACTCTGTCCCTAGACACCCAAGGGTTATGAGTAACCTAAAAGAGCCCATTTTACTACAACGCAGCTGTTGCCAAATCAAATGCTCAATGGCTTCCGTAGCTGAGTTGGGAAACATTAGGTTCTCACCCTTCTAAGAGCAGGGACTGGAGGTCAGATGGCTGCCACCAACTCTATGAAGGGGgccatttttaaaattccctaGATTGTCTTTGTACTGTGCAGCCCAGGGCAGGAAGAACCCAGTTCTAAGTGTAAATGGTGGCTTCCTTTCTTTACCCCTTTGTCTTCACAAGCACTGACTAGAATCATGCCGTTGTTTGAAaagctgtttctgttgttgcCACCCCCTGCCTATACTATGCCTATTATTGAGAACCAGAAAACATGGCCTGTACCTGGCCAAAGCCACTTGCTCACCTGCCCTGAACCTCAGTTCCAATTAGGATGTTTCCATCCTCCCGCCCTGTAGACACTGGAGCCCGTGCAAAAGCTACCCTCAAAGATGTGGGTAACGGGTGTCCTAAGCACCCCTAGGAAGGCTGGGCCAGTAGAATCCCGCTTGGAAGCAGCAAGCAGCTCCTTGATTCGCCAGGACCCTCGCACTGACTGGCTTgtccagggcagggcagggcagggtagGGTTTGGAGGCGTGGGAACGGTCGAGACAGATACACTGGAGGACGGGAAGGCAGGTCCTAGGGGTCAGAGGTGAGGCCACAGGAACGGAGGTGGTCAACCAGAGGCGAGGGCAGGGCAGGGTAGGGTTTGGAGGCGTGGGAACGGTCGAGACAGATACACTGGAGGACGGGAAGGCAGGTCCTAGGGGTCAGAGGTGAGGCCACAGGAACGGAGGTGGTCAACCAGAGGCGGGGTCGGCCGGCCGCGCCAGGCCGGGGGGCGGGGTGGCATTCGACAGGGGCTCGGGCGGAGCGGGCTGAGAGGGGGGCGGGGCCGGCCGGCCAGCGGGGCCGCAGTCCACGCAGAGCCCCTCACCTCTCTCCGGGCCGCTGCTCCCGCTCCCTCTCCCGCTAGCGAGGCGGCACCTCGGGCCCCGGCACCCGGGCCCTCCACCCAGGACCCACACAAAACCAGAGAGCCGCGGTGCCGGGACCCCGCTCTGCCAGGAAACAACAAGTCTCTTGCCTATTGGCCGCAGCTGCAGCTGGCTACCCGCCCAGTAAAGCGCGCTGCCATTGGTCGGCCTGCAGGGTTCCGTGCACGTTGGCAGGTACCT
Encoded here:
- the Agbl5 gene encoding LOW QUALITY PROTEIN: cytosolic carboxypeptidase-like protein 5 (The sequence of the model RefSeq protein was modified relative to this genomic sequence to represent the inferred CDS: deleted 1 base in 1 codon) codes for the protein MFLPPPPYTTFRFFPSSQGLCGARGCFPSPTMELRCGGLLFSSRFDSGNLAHVEKVETVPIDGEGVGGGASAPTSSVASSPDYEFNVWTRPDCAETEFENGNRSWFYFSVRGGTPGKLIKINIMNMNKQSKLYSQGMAPFVRTLPSRPRWERIRDRPTFELGSKMSPYFSKPEEAGYHMESIRGRELVKMTETQFVLSFVHRFVEGRGATTFFAFCYPFSYSDCQDLLNQLDQRFPENHSTHSSALDSIYYHRELLCYSLDGLRVDLLTVTSCHGLREDREPRLEQLFPDLSTPRPFRFTGKRIFFLSSRVHPGETPSSFVFNGFLDFILRPDDPRAQTLRRLFVFKLIPMLNPDGVVRGHYRTDSRGVNLNRQYLKPDAILHPAIYGAKAVLLYHHVHSRLNAKSPCIQQPSLHFPPETALSDLEKANNLHNEAHLGQSPDGESLETWTETELAEDKTDTVWILSQRSPELEEPAPETIPPKESGVAYYVDLHGHASKRGCFMYGNSFNDESTQVENMLYPKLISLNSAHFDFQGCNFSEKNMYARDRRDGQSKEGSGRVAIYKASGIIHSYTLECNYNTGRSVNSIPAACHDNGRASPPPPPAFPSRYTVELFEQVGRAMAIAALDMAECNPWPRIVLSEHNSLTNLRAWMLKHVRNSRGLTSTVNMAASKKRASRTPPKSNNGLPISCSENALSRARSFSTGTSGGGSSSSQQNSPQMKNSPSFPFHGSRPGGLPGLGSSTQKVSHRVLGPVREPRCQDRRRRQQPLNHRPTTGSLAPSPTLGSSGPASSRNLGSCLLPNSLSLSGSSCSFSSSGDKPEAVMVIGKSLLGAGARIPCIRTRLQTCPRRVSARRGPGFPRLGPGWAGAHRRLAEG